A window of the Branchiostoma floridae strain S238N-H82 chromosome 12, Bfl_VNyyK, whole genome shotgun sequence genome harbors these coding sequences:
- the LOC118427290 gene encoding nuclear receptor coactivator 6-like has translation MADPTGGFQQPCPWQNANIPAVLTVRGNIGDADLPHRLNAISTWLQQMAQKGEQEVKVSRVQPWNSVRVTFNIPRSAAQRLQQLAETRNQQLRDLGILAVQVEGQCLIMVFM, from the exons ATGGCTGACCCCACGGGTGGGTTCCAGCAGCCCTGCCCCTGGCAGAACGCCAACATTCCTGCGGTGCTGACCGTACGCGGGAACATCGGAGATGCCGACCTGCCTCACCGCCTCAATGCCATCTCCACATGGCTGCAGCAAATGGCCCAGAAAG GTGAACAGGAAGTGAAGGTATCCAGGGTACAGCCATGGAACAGCGTCCGTGTGACCTTCAACATCCCGCGCAGCGCTGCACAGCGTCTGCAGCAGCTGGCCGAGACTCGCAACCAGCAGCTCCGCGACCTGGGCATCCTCGCTGTACAGGTCGAAGGTCAGTGCCTCATCATGGTATTCATGTAA
- the LOC118427288 gene encoding polycystin-2-like, producing the protein MLLPRRFAFKTLLFERAVQILILAAAIFICNNERGENHYYLMRATQDIISGFNKTSTRDDFWRWCDHSLLSRLFFTTWYNGRAIEQDDVINRCTTNPGLFRIGPVRLKQLRVVPGQCRTPDTMAAIVDECNVEYSTSNEDQGNYGENWSNYTSSNTSTKSTYWRYSTQNKFFDPPLYGHLAVYWDGGYVVNLGTAKEEGERIVSYLQRHDWLDSYTRAVMVEFTVYNANVNLFLAATLLVEYSHVGLAIHWISLHPFRLHHAHELEGIWSYVTLSVNLFYAFLLLVESLTIAVRIHQMGKKCFRDVWNAWEVFAWMCSSAAVGVFCWRYHLARDALTAMHANVTGQFLSFRQVSLVDEVLWYLLAGSVFANTVRLLQLLSFSASVAMLTDVIRRSTQHVVVFSVLVMLVFLAFMFCGYLLFGATLQQFQSPLGALLTGFGMLLGSIAFNDIIQADETLGRLYIFGFVVCLLFVLMNLFVGILNDTISQVKNDRQERADGLSDLVRMIRQVLTNGGEAISEKRITVAQNDIMADLYTPQIDRLQHRVELLQRHVQELQKTFTMWEYFVSYLRSMNWQQPYIYQSSLDGYDSWDSLDYDFETVYA; encoded by the exons ATGTTGCTACCAAGGCGATTCGCGTTCAAGACGCTACTGTTCGAACGTGCGGTCCAAATACTGATCCTTGCAGCCGCCATCTTCATCTGCAACAACGAGAGGGGCGAGAATCATTACTATCTAATGAGAGCAACGCAGGATATAATATCAGGATTCAACAAG ACGTCCACCCGAGATGACTTCTGGAGGTGGTGTGACCACAGCCTGTTGTCTAGGCTCTTCTTCACGACTTGGTACAATGGGAGAGCGATAGAGcaggatgacgtcatcaacaggTGCACAACCAATCCCGGTCTGTTCCGGATAGGACCGGTCAGACTCAAGCAACTCAGGGTGGTGCCAG GGCAGTGCAGGACTCCTGACACCATGGCAGCCATTGTGGACGAATGTAACGTGGAATATTCCACTTCAAACGAAGACCAAGGAAACTACGGCGAGAACTGGAGCAATTATACATCATCAAATACCTCAACCAAGAGCACGTACTGGCGGTATTCTACCCAAAACAAGTTCTTTGACCCACCGTTGTACGGCCATTTGGCTGTATACTGGGACGGAGGATATGTTGTGAACTTAGGGACAGCAAAAGAAGAGGGTGAACGAATCGTGAGCTATCTTCAGCGTCATGACTGGTTGGACAGTTACACACGCGCAGTCATGGTCGAGTTCACCGTCTACAACGCAAACGTCAATCTCTTTCTCGCAGCAACCTTATTGGTGGAATACAGTCACGTGGGTTTGGCTATTCACTGGATTTCCCTTCATCCTTTTCGCTTGCATCACGCGCACGAACTTGAGGGGATATGGAGTTATGTGACCTTGAGTGTGAATTTGTTTTATGCTTTCCTCCTATTGGTGGAGAGCTTAACGATAGCAGTTCGAATTCATCAGATGGGTAAGAAGTGCTTTCGGGATGTTTGGAACGCTTGGGAGGTTTTCGCTTGGATGTGTTCATCGGCGGCGgttggtgtgttttgttggcGGTACCACTTGGCTAGAGACGCGTTGACGGCGATGCACGCAAACGTAACAG GGCAGTTCCTGAGCTTCCGCCAGGTGTCGCTGGTGGACGAGGTGTTGTGGTACTTGCTGGCGGGCTCGGTGTTCGCCAACACCGTCCGGCTGCTGCAGCTTCTGTCCTTCTCAGCATCCGTCGCCATGCTGACTGATGTCATACGGCGGTCCACACAGCAC GTTGTGGTTTTCTCCGTGCTGGTAATGCTGGTGTTCCTCGCCTTCATGTTCTGTGGGTATCTGTTGTTCGGCGCGACGCTGCAGCAGTTCCAAAGTCCGCTAGGTGCGCTGCTGACTGGGTTCGGCATGCTGCTCGGCTCCATCGCTTTCAATGACATCAT TCAGGCGGATGAGACCCTGGGACGTCTGTACATTTTCGGGTTTGTTGTCTGTCTGCTGTTCGTCCTCATGAACCTGTTCGTGGGCATTCTCAACGATACAATCTCACAG GTGAAGAATGACAGACAAGAAAGGGCAGATGGGCTATCGGACCTTGTGCGCATGATCAGACAAGTGTTGACCAATGGGGGCGAAGCTATTTCTGAGAAAAGAATAACAGTGGCACAAAACG ACATCATGGCAGACCTGTACACCCCTCAGATCGACCGTCTGCAGCACAGAGTGGAGCTCCTCCAGCGACACGTGCAGGAACTGCAGAAGACGTTCACGATGTGGGAGTACTTTGTGTCCTACCTGCGGTCAATGAACTGGCAGCAACCATACATTTACCAGTCTTCTTTAGACGGTTACGACAGCTGGGATAGTCTGGATTACGATTTTGAGACAGTATATGCGTGA